A single window of Archangium gephyra DNA harbors:
- a CDS encoding tetratricopeptide repeat protein, whose translation MSMSWLLWMILSSLTGSPVLSGLAVLALVILADRYTVGILPSPLRAIGRWQRASKLQRLLHSNPHDRRARSELADLWVRRGKYAAAVEVLKPNLEAGDDDVGTLFLLGVAYLGAGDAARGELLLDEAAKQEPGYQLGAVDLERGRFRLARGDTTGAIEALNRLRGARQGTVEGRVLLAQALDKSGRDADAALMREEAWKEYVAAPSFQRRRERLWAWRARPSRPLAYGVALAVVLALGISVLSRVTAPEPSPDGYGFYDDPGMAADNE comes from the coding sequence ATGAGCATGAGTTGGTTGCTGTGGATGATCCTCTCGTCGCTGACGGGCAGCCCGGTGCTGTCCGGCCTGGCGGTGCTGGCGCTGGTGATCCTGGCGGATCGCTACACGGTGGGGATCCTCCCCAGCCCCTTGAGGGCGATCGGCCGGTGGCAGCGGGCCTCGAAGCTACAGCGGCTGCTGCACTCCAACCCGCATGACCGGCGGGCGCGCTCCGAGCTGGCGGACCTGTGGGTGCGGCGGGGGAAGTACGCGGCGGCGGTGGAGGTGCTCAAGCCGAACCTGGAGGCGGGCGACGACGATGTGGGGACGCTGTTCCTGCTGGGGGTGGCCTACCTGGGGGCCGGTGACGCGGCGCGGGGTGAGCTGCTGCTGGACGAGGCGGCGAAGCAGGAGCCGGGCTACCAGCTGGGGGCGGTGGACCTGGAGCGCGGGCGTTTCCGGCTGGCGCGCGGGGACACGACGGGCGCCATCGAGGCGCTGAACCGCCTGCGCGGGGCGCGGCAGGGGACGGTGGAGGGGCGGGTGCTGCTGGCCCAGGCGTTGGACAAGAGCGGCCGGGACGCGGACGCGGCGCTGATGCGCGAGGAGGCCTGGAAGGAGTACGTGGCCGCCCCCAGCTTCCAGCGCCGGCGTGAGCGCTTGTGGGCCTGGCGAGCGCGCCCCAGCCGGCCCCTGGCCTACGGGGTCGCACTGGCGGTGGTGCTCGCCCTCGGCATCTCCGTGTTGAGCCGGGTGACGGCCCCCGAGCCCTCGCCGGACGGCTACGGCTTCTACGATGACCCCGGCATGGCGGCCGACAACGAGTAA
- a CDS encoding Ig-like domain-containing protein, which produces MRNHLPPLLKGAPALLLALAVLLTSGSAHAQAPTNNADPKLRYTADLYGNFALIGNTLGQDCRGTTPRPLTGKMPPNDFVYGETSCSGRDTSPDFFWTLDDWTLENTGASTRPYLAPGVTPTSPNPLHARSQAVLTLPPGARVMYARIYWAATRFNSSAGDKIPAPDLTATVTRSGVAGFEKFLTADDYAFQQDTGAEYQYQSTADITELVKAYGAGVYQVSDVQAIPFDTTTGEYLFDAWWMVVFYEEPLANKRHLKLFDSMRVVAGTPGTTIALAGFHVPTYAQDAKLGVIAFEGDDPAPDVDDTFEFNGALLSNDLNPANNFFNSTRSWTTKRTSVRTDTPLSGVPAGPDGVLDTLPISHRYDRPQLTGTAGSLSGMDLDVVDVTVAAGAKTATVKVNTSGDKFWLGGFITSITTQAPDFTNTLKSVRNTTRSDGTVRPGDILEYTITTRNVGDDHSRDTVLTDPLPTQLDYVAGSIQLLTVAASDTASPGPRTDAKGDDTAFYDPATHSITVYLGTGATPSTGGSIRGIVSPGDVGESTSLSFQMRVKSSTLGKVENQAFITAGGLLGIDPVTTPSRSPAGSGPTRIEVAIVPTPVITTPANGSITNDNTPTYTGTSLPGTTVTVRNAGGTVLCTATTDSAGNWSCTGTTPLGEGPHTVNAVATDSTGTPSQPASTTFTVDTVAPAPPVITYPASGAVLTIQRPLFTGTSEPNATVIVSVDGKVIGRVIADGTGNWSFPAPDPLADGAHTVSATAKDAAGNTSSATSVPFTIDAKPPDTRILTITPPEAETSSTSISFTFDSPGRFDIGSYDCSLDGRTFVTCSSPKAYTALTDGRHTFAVRARTYGGVVDPTPATYSWFIGLDTDKDGIADSIETATGTSPTDDDSDDDGITDGNEDANRDGYVDPGETDPRNKDTDGDGLQDGTEKGLTAPQGTGTNMTVFIPDADPATKTDPLDSDTDAGGVSDGVEDTNHNGRIDAGERNPNDPADDKTVVKDTDGDGITDDVETATGTSPTDDDTDDDGILDGNEDTDHDGIVDPGEGNPRKADSDNDGLQDGTEKGLTAPQGTGTNTALFQPDTDPTTTTNPLDDDTDDDGLLDGNEDADHDGALDATETDPRKADTDGDGLQDGTEKGLAAPQGTGTNAAVFIPDADPATKTDPLDTDTDNGSVSDGVEDTNHNGRVDAGERNPLNPADDVTDTDGDGIPDDVETATGTSPTDDDSDDDGILDGNEDTDHDGSVDPGESNPRDNDTDNDGLQDGTEKGLTAPQGTGTNAALFQPDTNPSSTTNPLDDDSDDDGLMDGNEDADHDGAVDATETDPRKADTDGDGLQDGTEKGLSSPEGLGTDLAVFIPDADTSTRTDPLKVDTDNGGVSDGVEDTNHNGRVDSGERNPLDPADDVDTDNDGIPDSVETATGTSPTDDDSDDDGILDGNEDTDHDGVVDAGETNPRDNDTDNDGLQDGTEKGLSAPQGTGTNAALFQPDTNPSSTTNPLDDDSDDDGLMDGNEDADHDGAVDATETDPNKRDTDGDGLQDGTEKGLTAPQGLGTDLAVFIPDADLATQTDPLKVDTDNGGISDGVEDANHNGRVDAGERNPLDPADDLIDTDGDGIPDSVETATGTDPTRTDTDNDGIPDGVEDKDHDGVVDPGETDPRKPDSDNDGVPDGTEDKDRDGTVDPGETDPRNPDTDGDGLPDGIEDKDRDGVVDPGETDPRNPDTDGGGVSDGLEDKDHDGVVDPGETNPLDPTDDKDTDNDGIPDAREEELGLDPNDSDTDDDGVPDGVDGITDTDKDGLIDALDPDSDNDGIKDGTELGVTRANAPAGTNTSSPNFVPDEDPATTTDPKKADTDGDGLNDGAEDKNHDGRLNSGETNPDDPDTDDGGLSDGDEVKFNSNPLDDTDDFIIAGRGCSTSGGGSPLVWLAALVLLAMPMLRSRRTSRRGVAVAGGLLGLVGVLAAPAADAQAPTPSPLSESIDVQRYKPGPGATDILGVHGAKVDGHLGWHLAASLNYASNPLGFLDPRQDDFVYSIVANQVTVDLMGSISLWDRFELGVAVPLTYQSSESGASVMPAFVNGVSGAGLGDLRLVPKAHVLTAGGFDLGVVVPVLLPSAGGQGFRGGAGVSARPQLVGEWGNGNGLRLVANLGANLQSEQQVRNLRTGTELMYAVGAQVPLTEKLAVRANLAGAFGLNDQDMEGRPLELLAAVQYRISPGLAAHVGGGPGLTRGYGTPGFRLFAGVDWTQPGERAPAAPPPPADTDSDGITDDKDQCAQGPEDMDGFQDDDGCADPDNDGDTIPDTSDQCRDQPESVNGFQDEDGCPDKAPVDSDKDGLMDDQDKCPAQPEDKDGFQDEDGCQDSDNDKDGVPDWEDQCPLQPEVINGVKDEDGCPDEGKSKVRLEAKRIVILDKVYFATNKDVILPKSFDLLNQVASVLRANPQIELLRVEGHTDNQGKPAANQNLSERRAANVRAFLIKEGVAAERLESVGYGQTKPVDTNKTAAGRENNRRVEFNILKVAGEQAEQPK; this is translated from the coding sequence ATGAGAAATCACTTACCGCCACTCCTGAAGGGCGCGCCGGCCCTGCTGCTCGCGCTCGCGGTGCTGCTGACGTCCGGCAGCGCCCACGCCCAGGCCCCCACCAACAACGCGGACCCCAAGCTGCGTTACACGGCGGACCTGTACGGCAACTTCGCGCTGATCGGCAACACGCTCGGCCAGGACTGCCGCGGCACCACGCCGCGGCCGCTCACCGGCAAGATGCCGCCCAACGACTTCGTCTACGGCGAGACCAGCTGCTCCGGGCGCGATACTTCGCCGGACTTCTTCTGGACGCTGGACGACTGGACGCTCGAGAACACCGGCGCCTCCACCCGGCCCTACCTCGCGCCAGGCGTCACGCCCACCTCGCCCAACCCGCTGCACGCCCGCAGCCAGGCGGTGCTCACCCTGCCCCCCGGGGCCCGGGTGATGTACGCGCGCATCTACTGGGCGGCGACCCGCTTCAACTCGTCCGCCGGTGACAAGATCCCCGCGCCGGACCTCACCGCCACGGTGACGCGCTCGGGCGTGGCCGGCTTCGAGAAGTTCCTCACCGCCGACGACTACGCCTTCCAGCAGGACACGGGCGCCGAGTACCAGTACCAGTCCACCGCGGACATCACGGAGCTGGTGAAGGCGTACGGCGCGGGCGTCTACCAGGTCAGCGACGTGCAGGCGATTCCCTTCGACACCACGACGGGCGAGTACCTCTTCGACGCCTGGTGGATGGTGGTCTTCTACGAGGAGCCGCTCGCCAACAAGCGGCACCTGAAGCTCTTCGACAGCATGCGCGTGGTGGCGGGCACGCCCGGGACCACCATCGCCCTGGCCGGCTTCCACGTGCCGACGTATGCCCAGGACGCCAAGCTGGGCGTCATCGCCTTCGAGGGTGATGACCCGGCCCCGGACGTCGACGACACGTTCGAGTTCAACGGCGCGCTGCTCAGCAACGACCTCAACCCGGCCAACAACTTCTTCAACAGCACGCGCTCCTGGACCACCAAGAGGACCAGCGTGCGCACCGACACGCCGCTGAGCGGCGTGCCCGCCGGCCCCGACGGGGTGCTGGACACCCTGCCCATCAGCCACCGGTATGACCGTCCCCAGCTCACCGGCACCGCCGGCAGCTTGTCCGGCATGGACCTGGACGTGGTGGACGTGACGGTGGCCGCGGGCGCCAAGACGGCCACGGTGAAGGTCAACACCAGCGGCGACAAGTTCTGGCTGGGCGGCTTCATCACCTCCATCACCACCCAGGCCCCGGACTTCACCAACACCCTCAAGTCCGTGCGCAACACCACCCGCTCCGACGGCACGGTCCGCCCGGGCGACATCCTCGAGTACACCATCACCACCCGCAACGTGGGCGATGACCACTCGCGCGACACGGTCCTCACGGATCCGCTGCCCACGCAGCTCGACTACGTCGCCGGATCCATCCAGCTCCTCACGGTGGCGGCGAGCGACACCGCCTCGCCCGGCCCCCGCACGGATGCCAAGGGCGATGACACGGCCTTCTACGATCCGGCCACCCACTCCATCACCGTGTACCTGGGCACGGGTGCCACGCCCTCCACGGGCGGCAGCATCCGGGGCATCGTGAGCCCGGGGGATGTGGGCGAGAGCACCAGCCTCTCCTTCCAGATGCGGGTCAAGAGCAGCACCCTGGGCAAGGTGGAGAACCAGGCCTTCATCACCGCGGGCGGCCTGCTGGGCATCGACCCGGTGACGACGCCCTCGCGCAGCCCGGCCGGCAGCGGCCCCACGCGCATCGAGGTGGCCATCGTCCCGACGCCGGTCATCACCACGCCGGCCAATGGCTCCATCACCAACGACAACACGCCCACGTACACGGGCACGTCCCTGCCGGGCACCACGGTCACCGTGAGGAACGCGGGTGGCACGGTGCTGTGCACCGCGACCACGGATTCCGCCGGGAACTGGTCCTGCACCGGGACCACGCCGCTGGGCGAGGGCCCCCACACCGTCAACGCGGTGGCCACGGACAGCACGGGCACGCCAAGCCAGCCGGCGAGCACCACCTTCACGGTGGACACGGTGGCGCCCGCCCCGCCCGTCATCACCTACCCCGCCTCGGGCGCCGTGCTCACCATCCAGCGGCCCCTGTTCACCGGCACCTCCGAGCCCAACGCCACGGTCATCGTGAGCGTGGATGGCAAGGTGATCGGCCGGGTGATCGCGGACGGCACGGGCAACTGGTCGTTCCCGGCGCCGGATCCGCTCGCGGACGGCGCGCACACCGTCAGCGCCACGGCGAAGGACGCGGCGGGCAACACCAGCTCCGCCACCAGCGTCCCCTTCACCATCGACGCGAAGCCGCCGGATACGCGCATCCTCACCATCACCCCGCCGGAGGCGGAGACCAGCAGCACCAGCATCTCCTTCACCTTCGATTCCCCGGGCCGCTTCGACATCGGCAGCTACGACTGCAGCCTCGATGGGCGGACCTTCGTGACGTGCAGCAGCCCGAAGGCCTACACCGCCCTGACCGACGGCCGTCACACCTTCGCCGTGCGCGCCCGGACGTATGGCGGCGTCGTGGACCCCACGCCGGCCACCTACTCCTGGTTCATCGGCCTGGACACGGACAAGGACGGCATCGCCGACAGCATCGAGACGGCCACCGGCACCAGCCCCACGGATGACGACTCGGACGACGACGGCATCACGGACGGCAACGAGGACGCCAACCGTGACGGCTACGTGGACCCGGGCGAGACCGATCCGCGCAACAAGGACACCGACGGTGACGGCCTCCAGGACGGCACCGAGAAGGGCCTGACCGCTCCGCAGGGCACGGGCACCAACATGACCGTGTTCATCCCGGACGCGGACCCCGCCACCAAGACGGACCCGCTCGACTCCGACACCGACGCGGGCGGCGTGTCCGATGGCGTGGAGGACACCAACCACAACGGCCGCATCGACGCGGGCGAGCGCAATCCCAACGACCCGGCGGACGACAAGACAGTGGTGAAGGACACCGACGGCGACGGCATCACCGACGACGTCGAGACGGCCACGGGCACCAGCCCCACCGACGACGACACGGACGACGACGGCATCCTGGACGGCAACGAGGACACCGACCATGACGGCATCGTGGACCCGGGTGAGGGCAACCCGCGCAAGGCCGACTCGGACAACGATGGCCTGCAGGACGGCACCGAGAAGGGCCTGACCGCGCCCCAGGGCACGGGCACCAACACGGCCCTCTTCCAGCCGGACACGGACCCCACCACCACCACCAACCCGCTCGACGACGACACGGACGACGACGGCCTCCTGGACGGCAACGAGGACGCCGACCATGACGGCGCCTTGGACGCCACCGAGACCGATCCGCGCAAGGCGGACACGGACGGCGACGGCCTGCAGGACGGCACCGAGAAGGGCCTGGCCGCGCCCCAGGGCACCGGCACCAACGCGGCCGTGTTCATCCCGGACGCGGACCCGGCCACCAAGACGGACCCGCTCGACACGGACACCGACAACGGCAGCGTGTCCGACGGCGTGGAGGACACCAACCACAACGGCCGCGTCGACGCGGGCGAGCGCAACCCGCTCAACCCCGCGGACGACGTGACCGACACCGATGGCGACGGCATCCCCGACGATGTCGAGACGGCCACGGGCACCAGCCCCACGGATGACGACTCCGACGATGACGGCATCCTGGACGGCAACGAGGACACCGACCATGACGGCAGCGTGGACCCGGGTGAGAGCAACCCGCGCGACAACGACACCGACAACGATGGCCTGCAGGACGGCACCGAGAAGGGCCTGACCGCGCCCCAGGGCACGGGCACCAACGCGGCCCTCTTCCAGCCGGACACGAACCCCTCCAGCACCACCAACCCGCTCGACGACGACTCGGACGATGACGGCCTGATGGACGGCAACGAGGACGCCGACCACGACGGCGCCGTGGACGCCACCGAGACCGACCCGCGCAAGGCGGACACGGACGGCGACGGCCTGCAGGACGGCACCGAGAAGGGCCTGTCCTCTCCCGAGGGCCTGGGCACCGACCTGGCTGTCTTCATCCCCGATGCGGACACGTCCACCCGGACGGACCCGCTGAAGGTGGACACCGACAACGGCGGCGTGTCCGACGGCGTGGAGGACACCAACCACAACGGCCGCGTCGACTCGGGCGAGCGCAACCCGCTCGACCCCGCGGACGACGTCGACACCGACAATGACGGCATCCCCGACAGCGTCGAGACGGCCACGGGCACCAGCCCCACGGATGACGACTCGGACGATGACGGCATCCTGGACGGCAACGAGGACACCGACCATGACGGCGTGGTGGACGCGGGTGAGACCAACCCGCGCGACAACGACACCGACAATGACGGCCTGCAGGACGGCACCGAGAAGGGCCTGAGCGCGCCCCAGGGCACGGGCACCAACGCGGCCCTCTTCCAGCCGGACACGAACCCCTCCAGCACCACCAACCCGCTCGATGACGACTCGGACGATGACGGCCTGATGGACGGCAACGAGGACGCCGACCATGACGGCGCCGTGGACGCCACCGAGACCGACCCGAACAAGCGCGACACGGACGGCGACGGCCTGCAGGACGGCACCGAGAAGGGCCTGACCGCTCCCCAGGGCCTGGGCACCGACCTGGCCGTGTTCATCCCGGATGCGGACCTGGCCACCCAGACGGACCCGCTGAAGGTGGACACCGACAACGGCGGCATCTCCGACGGCGTGGAGGACGCCAACCACAACGGCCGCGTCGACGCGGGTGAGCGCAACCCGCTCGACCCCGCGGACGACCTGATCGACACCGACGGTGACGGCATCCCCGACAGCGTCGAGACCGCCACCGGCACGGATCCGACGAGGACCGACACGGACAACGACGGCATCCCCGATGGTGTCGAGGACAAGGACCACGACGGCGTGGTGGACCCGGGCGAGACCGACCCGCGCAAGCCCGACTCGGACAACGACGGCGTGCCGGATGGGACCGAGGACAAGGACCGTGACGGCACCGTGGACCCGGGCGAGACCGACCCGCGCAACCCCGACACCGACGGCGATGGCCTGCCGGATGGCATCGAGGACAAGGACCGTGACGGCGTCGTGGACCCGGGCGAGACCGACCCGCGCAACCCCGACACCGACGGGGGTGGCGTGTCCGATGGCCTCGAGGACAAGGACCATGACGGCGTCGTGGACCCGGGCGAGACCAACCCGCTCGACCCCACGGACGACAAGGACACGGACAACGACGGCATCCCCGACGCGCGCGAGGAGGAGCTCGGCCTCGATCCGAACGACTCGGACACCGATGACGACGGCGTGCCCGATGGCGTGGACGGCATCACCGACACGGACAAGGACGGCCTCATCGACGCGCTGGATCCGGACAGCGACAACGACGGCATCAAGGACGGCACCGAGCTGGGTGTGACGCGGGCCAACGCTCCCGCGGGCACCAACACCAGCTCGCCCAACTTCGTGCCGGACGAGGATCCGGCCACCACCACCGACCCGAAGAAGGCCGACACGGATGGTGACGGACTGAATGATGGCGCGGAGGACAAGAACCACGATGGCCGCCTGAACTCGGGCGAGACCAACCCGGACGACCCGGACACCGACGACGGTGGCCTGTCCGACGGTGACGAGGTGAAGTTCAACAGCAACCCGCTGGACGACACGGACGACTTCATCATCGCCGGCCGTGGCTGCAGCACCTCGGGTGGCGGCTCTCCGCTGGTGTGGCTGGCGGCGCTGGTGCTGCTCGCCATGCCCATGCTGCGCTCGCGGCGCACCTCGCGCCGTGGCGTGGCGGTGGCCGGTGGACTGCTGGGCCTCGTGGGCGTGCTGGCCGCTCCGGCGGCGGACGCCCAGGCGCCCACGCCGTCCCCGCTGTCCGAGTCCATCGACGTGCAGCGCTACAAGCCCGGCCCCGGTGCCACCGACATCCTCGGCGTCCATGGCGCCAAGGTGGACGGACACCTGGGCTGGCACCTGGCGGCCTCGCTCAACTACGCGAGCAACCCGCTGGGCTTCCTCGATCCGCGTCAGGATGACTTCGTCTACTCCATCGTCGCCAACCAGGTGACGGTGGACCTGATGGGCTCCATCTCGCTGTGGGACCGGTTCGAGCTGGGCGTGGCCGTGCCCCTCACGTACCAGTCCTCGGAGAGCGGCGCCTCCGTCATGCCGGCCTTCGTGAACGGCGTGAGCGGCGCGGGCCTGGGGGATCTGCGGCTGGTGCCCAAGGCCCACGTGCTGACCGCGGGCGGGTTCGACCTGGGCGTGGTGGTGCCCGTGCTGCTGCCCAGCGCGGGCGGCCAGGGCTTCCGCGGCGGCGCGGGCGTGAGCGCCCGTCCGCAGCTGGTGGGCGAGTGGGGCAATGGCAACGGGCTGCGGCTGGTGGCCAACCTCGGCGCCAACCTCCAGTCCGAGCAGCAGGTGCGCAACCTGCGCACGGGCACCGAGCTGATGTACGCGGTGGGTGCCCAGGTGCCCCTGACGGAGAAGCTCGCGGTGCGCGCCAACCTGGCGGGTGCCTTCGGGTTGAACGACCAGGACATGGAGGGGCGTCCGCTGGAGCTCCTCGCGGCGGTGCAGTACCGCATCAGCCCCGGACTGGCCGCCCACGTGGGCGGTGGCCCGGGCCTCACCCGCGGCTATGGCACCCCGGGCTTCCGCCTCTTCGCCGGGGTGGACTGGACGCAGCCCGGTGAGCGCGCTCCGGCCGCTCCGCCCCCGCCCGCCGACACGGACTCGGACGGCATCACGGACGACAAGGACCAGTGCGCCCAGGGCCCCGAGGACATGGACGGCTTCCAGGACGACGACGGCTGCGCGGACCCGGACAACGACGGGGACACGATTCCCGACACGAGCGACCAGTGCCGTGACCAGCCCGAGTCCGTGAACGGCTTCCAGGACGAGGACGGCTGCCCGGACAAGGCGCCGGTGGACTCGGACAAGGACGGCCTGATGGACGACCAGGACAAGTGCCCGGCCCAGCCCGAGGACAAGGACGGCTTCCAGGACGAGGACGGCTGCCAGGACAGTGACAACGACAAGGACGGCGTGCCGGACTGGGAGGACCAGTGCCCGCTGCAGCCCGAGGTCATCAACGGGGTGAAGGACGAGGATGGCTGCCCCGACGAGGGCAAGTCCAAGGTGCGCCTGGAGGCCAAGCGCATCGTCATCCTGGACAAGGTGTACTTCGCCACCAACAAGGACGTCATCCTGCCCAAGTCGTTCGACCTGCTGAACCAGGTGGCGTCGGTGCTGCGCGCCAACCCGCAGATTGAGCTGCTGCGCGTGGAAGGCCACACGGACAACCAGGGCAAGCCGGCGGCGAACCAGAACCTGTCGGAGCGCCGCGCGGCCAACGTGCGTGCCTTCCTCATCAAGGAGGGTGTGGCGGCCGAGCGCCTCGAGTCGGTGGGCTACGGCCAGACGAAGCCGGTGGACACGAACAAGACGGCGGCGGGCCGTGAGAACAACCGCCGCGTCGAGTTCAACATCCTGAAGGTCGCTGGCGAGCAAGCCGAGCAGCCCAAGTAA
- a CDS encoding DUF4388 domain-containing protein, with translation MFPTPAQVLRQREGALAETPFPLLLHALAIEERTCTLELKVRQREKRITFEDGAPVACSSNLLHETLGKFLVEKGKLTEADYQKSLAESVQTDVPIGGLLVQKGLISPFDLYKQMQANMAMKLLDCFRWTDARFRLIADIDPPDTSVRMNTAQLILTGISTMMPFDEVATHFTFTDDRRFAQVPGVEGPRLSSKDARLFQALRFRPTFTELQQRSGLDTDSTLRRLYAFCLLGLTDFAEEVDKRPPLAPSAVAAAPMPMPGPALTPLPGTLETVDPSALVPAAATGLPFSDEDEGVKNALLSAFMSHRSQDPFDLLGVPEDVQPVALRKAFLALSDKFSPLRFQTADLKEKAEGLLVGYARAYGALSETEQAALWRKRRAAAREKKVGTGRPSTAEQFRIRTDLLDASTQYEEARKRLKAENYAGAFEYFEYACDIDPKPLYRAYRAWARYLMKPEAHGKLALQELLDVVKQEPGCEEAWYFTGEVSRGEAQWAQAEDAYRKAFKLNPKNRQYVDLIQDTMKRVKR, from the coding sequence ATGTTTCCCACCCCCGCCCAGGTCCTGAGGCAGCGCGAGGGGGCGCTCGCCGAGACTCCATTCCCCCTGCTGCTGCACGCGCTGGCCATCGAGGAGCGCACGTGCACGCTGGAGCTGAAGGTGCGTCAGCGCGAGAAGCGCATCACCTTCGAGGACGGCGCGCCGGTGGCGTGCTCCAGCAACCTGCTGCACGAGACGCTGGGCAAGTTCCTGGTGGAGAAGGGCAAGCTGACGGAGGCGGACTACCAGAAGTCCCTGGCGGAGAGCGTCCAGACGGACGTGCCCATCGGGGGGCTGCTGGTGCAGAAGGGGCTCATCAGCCCGTTCGATCTGTACAAGCAGATGCAGGCGAACATGGCGATGAAGCTGCTGGACTGCTTCCGGTGGACGGACGCGCGCTTCCGGCTCATCGCGGACATCGATCCGCCGGACACCAGCGTGCGGATGAACACGGCGCAGCTCATCCTCACGGGCATCTCCACGATGATGCCCTTCGACGAGGTGGCCACGCACTTCACCTTCACGGATGACCGGCGCTTCGCGCAGGTGCCGGGCGTGGAGGGGCCGAGGCTGTCCTCGAAGGACGCGCGGCTCTTCCAGGCGCTGCGCTTCCGGCCCACCTTCACGGAGCTGCAGCAGCGCTCGGGGCTGGACACCGACTCCACGTTGCGCCGGCTCTATGCCTTCTGCCTGCTGGGCCTGACGGACTTCGCGGAGGAGGTGGACAAGCGTCCGCCGCTGGCGCCCTCGGCGGTGGCCGCGGCGCCCATGCCCATGCCGGGCCCCGCGCTGACGCCCCTGCCGGGCACGCTCGAGACGGTGGACCCATCGGCCCTGGTGCCCGCGGCGGCCACGGGCCTGCCGTTCTCGGACGAGGACGAGGGCGTGAAGAACGCGCTGTTGAGCGCCTTCATGTCGCACCGGAGCCAGGATCCATTCGACTTGCTGGGGGTGCCGGAGGACGTGCAGCCGGTGGCGCTGCGCAAGGCGTTCCTGGCGCTGTCGGACAAGTTCTCGCCGTTGCGCTTCCAGACGGCGGACCTGAAGGAGAAGGCGGAGGGGTTGCTGGTGGGGTACGCGAGGGCGTACGGGGCGCTGTCGGAGACGGAGCAGGCGGCGCTGTGGCGCAAGCGGCGGGCGGCGGCGCGGGAGAAGAAGGTGGGGACGGGGCGGCCGTCGACGGCGGAGCAGTTCCGCATCCGGACGGACCTGCTGGACGCGAGCACCCAGTACGAGGAGGCGCGCAAGCGGCTGAAGGCGGAGAACTACGCGGGCGCCTTCGAGTACTTCGAGTACGCGTGCGACATCGACCCGAAGCCGCTGTACCGGGCGTACCGGGCGTGGGCGCGCTACCTGATGAAGCCGGAGGCGCACGGGAAGCTGGCGCTGCAGGAGCTGCTGGACGTGGTGAAGCAGGAGCCCGGGTGCGAGGAGGCGTGGTACTTCACGGGCGAGGTGTCGCGCGGCGAGGCGCAATGGGCGCAGGCCGAGGATGCGTACCGCAAGGCCTTCAAGCTCAACCCCAAGAACCGGCAGTACGTGGACCTCATCCAGGACACGATGAAGCGCGTGAAGCGCTGA